In a genomic window of Methanoregula sp. UBA64:
- a CDS encoding glutamine synthetase family protein: MSADVSKLLKKIEADKVQFIRLQFTDVPGMPKNAAIPVVQAEKALTDGIWFDGSSIEGFTRIEESDMLLKPDPASYAVLPWRPQEGRVARFMCDVYTYGNKPFEGDPRYVLEKAMATASKMGYTFNTGPELEFFLFNMVDGKPTTQFVDQGCYFDLAPQDKAEDVRRDIVLALSSMGFEIEMSHHEVAESQHEIDFKYADALTTADRVMTFKFATKAIALKYGLHASFMAKPIAKINGSGMHTHGSLAKNGKNAFFDANAKDGLSDTALYYIGGLLKHAKAITRVANPTINSYRRLVPGYEAPCYISWSTTNRSALIRVPAARGNSTRAEFRSPDPMCNPYLTFACMLAAGLDGVKNKIMPPDSTNTNIYHLTPKERKKMKIDMLPGSLAEAHQYLLKDQVLCDVLGPHILETLTNIAEAETDAFRLTVHPWELDRYLATY, translated from the coding sequence ATGTCTGCGGACGTATCCAAGTTGCTGAAGAAAATCGAGGCCGATAAGGTTCAGTTTATCCGGCTTCAGTTCACCGATGTCCCCGGTATGCCCAAAAATGCGGCAATCCCGGTGGTCCAGGCGGAAAAAGCCTTAACCGACGGGATCTGGTTTGACGGATCTTCGATCGAAGGATTTACCCGGATCGAAGAGTCCGATATGCTCTTAAAGCCCGACCCGGCATCGTATGCGGTCCTCCCCTGGCGGCCGCAGGAAGGACGGGTTGCCCGGTTCATGTGCGATGTGTACACGTACGGGAACAAGCCGTTCGAAGGCGATCCCCGCTATGTGCTCGAAAAGGCCATGGCAACCGCATCGAAGATGGGCTACACCTTCAACACCGGCCCGGAACTGGAATTCTTCCTCTTCAACATGGTGGACGGCAAGCCGACCACGCAGTTCGTGGACCAGGGCTGTTACTTCGATCTCGCCCCGCAGGACAAGGCCGAAGACGTGCGCCGCGACATTGTGCTCGCGTTAAGCTCGATGGGATTTGAGATCGAGATGTCCCACCACGAAGTTGCCGAGAGCCAGCACGAGATCGACTTCAAGTATGCAGATGCACTTACGACCGCAGACCGGGTCATGACCTTTAAGTTTGCGACAAAGGCCATTGCGCTCAAGTACGGCCTGCATGCGTCCTTCATGGCAAAGCCGATCGCAAAGATTAACGGCAGCGGCATGCACACCCACGGCTCGCTTGCAAAGAACGGCAAGAATGCGTTCTTCGATGCAAATGCAAAAGACGGCCTCTCCGACACCGCTCTCTACTACATCGGCGGTCTCTTAAAGCACGCAAAGGCCATCACCCGGGTTGCAAACCCGACCATCAACTCGTACCGCCGCCTCGTGCCCGGTTACGAAGCACCCTGTTATATCTCGTGGAGCACCACGAACCGGTCCGCGCTCATCCGGGTGCCGGCAGCCCGGGGCAACAGCACCCGTGCCGAGTTCCGCAGCCCGGACCCGATGTGCAACCCGTACCTCACGTTCGCCTGCATGCTCGCGGCCGGTCTCGATGGCGTGAAAAACAAGATCATGCCGCCGGACTCGACCAACACCAACATCTACCACCTCACTCCCAAAGAGAGGAAGAAGATGAAGATCGATATGCTGCCCGGCAGTCTTGCAGAAGCGCACCAGTACCTGTTAAAGGATCAGGTGCTCTGCGATGTGCTCGGTCCGCACATCCTCGAAACCTTAACAAACATTGCAGAGGCCGAGACCGATGCGTTCCGTCTCACGGTTCACCCGTGGGAACTGGACCGCTACCTCGCGACCTACTAA
- a CDS encoding class II glutamine amidotransferase — MCGIIGVIDKRRQLMDGSKIRESLALMDERGSGEGAGYAAYGIYPEFADAYALHVFFDNVRENKPALVQELEKWGRIVHDEPIPIYEAGIKKVHTPWRFFFKPDVTKAQESHTSADDIVMRLVMNTNSARKGSLIFSSGKNMGVFKASGWPEEVANLYRIQDYKGYLWLAHNRYPTNTSGWWGGAHPFNLLDWSVVHNGEITSYGTNRRYIESYGYDCTMYTDTEVVAYLVDLLVRKHGLSEKLAVKALAPPFWDEIDAMPAKEQELNRALRLTYGPALMNGPFAICVATADTLIGFTDRIKLRPLVTGEHNDRLYISSEEAAIRRIEPEIEDVRMPKAGEPVIGRVIA; from the coding sequence ATGTGCGGAATCATTGGTGTCATTGACAAACGCCGCCAGCTCATGGACGGCAGTAAGATACGAGAATCCCTTGCCTTAATGGACGAGCGGGGAAGCGGCGAAGGCGCCGGGTACGCAGCCTACGGCATTTACCCGGAGTTTGCCGATGCCTACGCCCTCCACGTCTTCTTCGATAATGTACGGGAGAACAAACCGGCGCTCGTCCAGGAACTGGAAAAGTGGGGACGGATCGTCCATGACGAACCGATCCCGATCTACGAAGCCGGGATCAAAAAGGTCCACACACCCTGGCGGTTTTTCTTTAAGCCGGATGTTACCAAAGCCCAGGAGTCCCATACCAGCGCCGACGACATTGTCATGCGCCTCGTCATGAATACCAATTCCGCACGAAAAGGAAGCCTCATCTTCTCATCGGGAAAGAACATGGGGGTTTTCAAGGCTTCCGGCTGGCCCGAAGAAGTCGCAAACCTCTACCGCATCCAGGATTACAAAGGCTACCTCTGGCTCGCCCACAACCGGTACCCCACGAACACATCAGGATGGTGGGGCGGGGCGCATCCATTTAACCTCCTTGACTGGAGCGTTGTCCATAACGGCGAGATCACTTCGTACGGGACGAACCGGCGCTATATCGAGAGCTACGGGTACGACTGCACGATGTATACCGACACCGAAGTCGTGGCGTATCTCGTGGACCTGCTGGTACGCAAACACGGTCTCTCCGAGAAACTGGCGGTAAAAGCCCTTGCCCCGCCGTTCTGGGACGAGATCGATGCAATGCCGGCAAAGGAGCAGGAGCTCAACCGTGCGCTCCGGCTCACCTACGGCCCGGCGCTCATGAACGGGCCGTTTGCCATCTGCGTTGCAACTGCCGACACCCTGATCGGGTTTACCGACCGGATCAAGCTCCGCCCGCTGGTTACCGGGGAACACAACGACCGGCTCTATATTTCGAGCGAAGAGGCAGCAATCCGGCGCATCGAGCCGGAGATCGAGGACGTCCGCATGCCAAAAGCCGGCGAGCCCGTGATCGGGAGGGTCATCGCATGA
- a CDS encoding glutamate synthase-related protein: MSIGSVPLRFKVEIDPERCMKCGRCVENCSYGVFRKESDNIVVANSRACVACHRCLAFCPRDAIDIYEKPTDYRTHPVWTREVREAVFNQAKTGRIIVAGMGNVLPYPSIFDRLVLDACQVTNPSIDPLREPMELRTYIGKKPAALSVKEKPNGDAELLTKLAPNLKLETPIMIGHMSYGAISLNAQTALAKAVTKMGTFLGTGEGGLHESLYPYQDHMIVQVASGRFGVDINYLERGAAIEIKIGQGAKPGIGGHLPGEKVCADVSCTRMIPEGSDAISPAPHHDIYSIEDLKQLVHSLKEATEWKKPVFVKIAAVHNSAAIAAGIARSGADAVVIDGFRGGTGAAPRVFRDHVGIPVEAAVASVDAKLRKQGVRNEVSIIASGGIRQSADIAKIICLGADAVYIGTSALVAMGCRVCGTCNRGTCAWGIATQRPELTKRLDPETNAVQVANLIHAWTDEIAELMGAAGINSIESLRGNRDRLRGYMLDEGLLNVLDVKTVGA, from the coding sequence ATGAGCATCGGCAGCGTCCCTCTCCGGTTCAAGGTCGAGATCGATCCCGAGCGGTGCATGAAGTGCGGCAGGTGCGTGGAGAACTGTTCGTACGGTGTTTTCCGGAAAGAAAGCGACAACATCGTGGTCGCGAACTCACGGGCCTGCGTTGCCTGCCACCGCTGCCTTGCCTTCTGCCCCCGCGATGCGATCGACATCTACGAGAAACCTACCGATTACCGGACCCACCCGGTCTGGACCCGCGAGGTCCGGGAAGCGGTCTTTAACCAGGCAAAGACCGGGCGGATCATCGTTGCCGGGATGGGGAACGTGCTGCCCTACCCGTCGATCTTCGACCGGCTCGTACTCGATGCCTGCCAGGTGACAAACCCGTCCATCGATCCCCTGCGCGAGCCCATGGAGCTGCGGACGTACATCGGGAAAAAACCCGCAGCGCTCTCGGTAAAGGAAAAACCAAACGGCGATGCGGAGCTCTTAACAAAACTCGCCCCGAACCTGAAGCTCGAAACGCCGATCATGATCGGCCACATGAGTTACGGTGCGATCAGCCTCAATGCCCAGACGGCCTTGGCAAAGGCAGTCACAAAGATGGGCACGTTCCTCGGGACCGGGGAAGGCGGCCTGCACGAGTCGCTCTACCCGTACCAGGACCACATGATCGTCCAGGTTGCAAGCGGACGGTTCGGCGTTGACATCAACTACCTCGAACGCGGGGCCGCCATCGAGATCAAGATCGGCCAGGGCGCAAAGCCGGGTATCGGCGGCCATTTGCCGGGCGAAAAGGTCTGCGCAGATGTCTCCTGCACCCGGATGATCCCGGAAGGGAGCGATGCGATCAGCCCGGCACCGCACCACGATATCTACAGTATCGAGGACTTAAAACAGCTCGTGCACAGCCTCAAGGAAGCAACCGAGTGGAAGAAACCGGTCTTTGTCAAGATCGCGGCCGTGCACAACTCTGCCGCGATTGCCGCAGGTATTGCCCGCTCGGGCGCCGACGCGGTCGTCATCGACGGATTCCGGGGCGGCACCGGTGCAGCACCCCGGGTCTTCCGCGACCACGTGGGCATCCCGGTCGAAGCCGCGGTTGCAAGCGTTGACGCAAAGCTGCGCAAGCAGGGTGTCCGTAACGAAGTTTCGATCATTGCAAGCGGCGGCATCCGGCAGAGCGCAGATATCGCGAAGATCATCTGCCTTGGCGCCGATGCCGTATACATCGGTACCTCCGCGCTCGTTGCCATGGGCTGCCGGGTCTGCGGTACCTGCAACCGGGGCACCTGCGCCTGGGGCATTGCAACCCAGCGCCCCGAGCTCACAAAGAGACTCGACCCGGAGACCAACGCGGTGCAGGTTGCAAACCTGATCCATGCGTGGACGGATGAGATCGCCGAGCTCATGGGAGCGGCCGGTATCAACAGTATCGAGAGCCTGCGGGGCAACCGCGACCGGCTCAGGGGCTATATGCTTGACGAGGGACTGCTCAATGTCCTCGATGTCAAGACGGTGGGGGCGTAA
- a CDS encoding Coenzyme F420 hydrogenase/dehydrogenase, beta subunit C-terminal domain, with protein MAAKTYQDLKTEVWDTGKCSGCGACVAVCPADALSFAEGEMVVSPKSNGYCKQVTDGVPCGACYAACPRTADQPHETLGKYLELLTAKATFEVPHRQSGGAVTAILTNALDSGLIDAVVTVTEDRWTLKPSSAVITKSEVLVTEAGSRYSWWVPLLAALKEAVVIRKYTKIAVIGVPCAVQAAARIRASEYDLLRPYGNAIRLVVGLFCTETFDYAGLVHGKLEKKYKLAPHEIKKLDVKGKLVILKEDGTILDVPLADLEDAIRPGCHICTDFSSIEADLSAGAVGSPAGSTTLIVRNATGKGFVESAVRNGKLSVAAGADTAAIEKLAAAKIKKNSRK; from the coding sequence ATGGCAGCAAAAACTTACCAGGATCTGAAAACCGAGGTCTGGGATACCGGGAAATGCTCGGGATGCGGCGCATGCGTCGCGGTCTGCCCGGCCGACGCGCTCTCCTTTGCTGAAGGGGAGATGGTAGTAAGCCCGAAGAGCAACGGCTACTGCAAACAGGTGACCGATGGTGTCCCCTGCGGTGCCTGTTATGCGGCATGTCCAAGGACTGCCGATCAGCCGCACGAGACGCTCGGGAAGTATCTCGAACTGCTCACCGCAAAGGCGACCTTTGAGGTCCCGCACCGGCAGAGTGGCGGTGCGGTCACGGCAATCCTTACAAACGCCCTCGATAGTGGCCTGATCGATGCCGTAGTCACGGTGACCGAGGACCGCTGGACGCTCAAGCCCTCATCGGCGGTAATCACAAAATCGGAAGTGCTCGTCACAGAAGCCGGCAGCCGGTACAGCTGGTGGGTGCCGCTCCTTGCAGCGCTCAAAGAGGCCGTAGTGATCCGGAAGTACACGAAGATCGCAGTTATTGGAGTCCCCTGCGCCGTGCAGGCCGCGGCCCGGATCCGGGCAAGCGAGTACGATCTCCTCCGCCCGTACGGGAATGCGATCCGCCTTGTCGTTGGCCTCTTCTGTACCGAGACCTTCGATTATGCCGGCCTTGTGCACGGGAAACTTGAAAAGAAGTACAAACTCGCACCGCATGAGATCAAGAAACTGGATGTCAAGGGCAAGCTGGTCATCCTTAAAGAGGACGGCACGATCCTCGATGTGCCGCTCGCGGATCTCGAAGACGCGATCCGGCCCGGCTGCCATATCTGCACGGACTTCTCCTCGATTGAGGCCGATCTCTCCGCAGGTGCGGTCGGGAGCCCGGCCGGGTCGACCACGCTCATTGTGCGGAATGCCACCGGGAAAGGATTCGTGGAGAGCGCAGTCCGGAACGGGAAACTCTCCGTTGCAGCCGGTGCCGATACCGCCGCGATCGAGAAACTGGCAGCAGCAAAAATCAAAAAGAATTCCCGGAAATAA
- a CDS encoding P-II family nitrogen regulator yields MKMIKAMIRPEKFEAVKTALDTAGFGAMTVFDVEGRGVQKGIKQQYRGAEYITDLIPKRQIEIVVSDESAEKVIEVVKTAAYTGKIGDGQIFVLPVEDSIRVRTGERGNSGI; encoded by the coding sequence ATGAAGATGATAAAGGCAATGATACGCCCCGAGAAGTTCGAGGCAGTCAAGACGGCACTGGATACGGCCGGCTTTGGAGCGATGACCGTGTTTGATGTCGAAGGGCGGGGCGTCCAGAAAGGCATCAAGCAGCAGTACCGGGGGGCCGAATATATCACCGACCTTATCCCGAAACGCCAGATCGAGATCGTGGTCTCCGATGAGTCCGCAGAAAAGGTGATCGAGGTCGTCAAGACCGCCGCGTATACCGGTAAAATCGGCGACGGCCAGATCTTTGTCTTACCGGTCGAGGACTCGATCCGGGTCCGGACCGGGGAACGGGGCAACAGCGGGATCTAA
- the cca gene encoding CCA tRNA nucleotidyltransferase, which translates to MVSGTASRLPLEEKILKEQLRPSAEERAYIRGVADRLLAAIAADGKAEGMVVGSIARDTWVKGDRDLDVFMLFSPDLPRETLEKEGLALARGIARQFTDTLCEKYAEHPYINATIDGIDVDLVPCYNVKSAAHIQSAVDRTPFHTRYITDKINGFTDDVLLLKRFAKAGGIYGSDQMTEGFSGYLCELLILHYGGFSALLEAASGWGPHQKIDIEHHGAKEFSEPLVVIDPVDPRRNVAAAVSIDRMAEFVELARGYREAPSEAFFELPKIIPVSRDELAAILASRGTSLYAVTFATPPFIDEIVVPQLRRSTGAVSDLLARNGFVVHHAHYEMGTERCMLLFELLTDELPPIRRHEGPPLWNKVNAEKFREKYRDAVLPGPFVENGRYVMEVPREYRSAADLLTSKELLNVGVGRHIRASLEKDWCVLEGADCWDEAFAGFIAGFFARCSPFVRSRKGQ; encoded by the coding sequence ATGGTGAGCGGAACCGCCTCCCGGCTCCCGCTCGAAGAGAAGATCCTAAAAGAACAGCTCCGGCCGTCCGCGGAGGAGCGGGCATATATCCGGGGCGTGGCGGACCGGCTGCTCGCCGCGATTGCCGCTGACGGGAAGGCGGAAGGGATGGTGGTCGGGTCGATTGCCCGGGACACGTGGGTAAAAGGCGACCGCGACCTCGATGTGTTCATGCTCTTTTCCCCGGACCTCCCCCGCGAGACGCTCGAAAAGGAGGGCCTCGCCCTTGCCCGGGGCATTGCCCGGCAGTTCACGGACACGCTGTGCGAGAAGTACGCGGAGCACCCGTACATCAACGCGACGATCGACGGGATCGATGTGGATCTCGTGCCCTGCTATAACGTGAAAAGCGCTGCCCATATCCAGAGCGCGGTGGACCGGACGCCGTTCCATACCCGGTACATTACGGACAAGATCAATGGTTTTACCGACGACGTGCTGCTCTTAAAGCGGTTCGCAAAGGCCGGGGGGATCTACGGCTCCGACCAGATGACTGAGGGGTTCTCGGGCTACCTCTGCGAACTCTTAATCCTCCACTATGGCGGATTTTCTGCGCTGCTCGAAGCGGCATCCGGCTGGGGCCCGCACCAGAAGATCGATATCGAACATCACGGGGCAAAGGAGTTCTCCGAGCCGCTCGTAGTGATCGACCCGGTCGATCCCCGGCGCAATGTGGCGGCAGCGGTGTCGATCGACCGGATGGCGGAGTTCGTGGAGCTTGCCCGGGGCTACCGCGAGGCGCCGTCCGAAGCGTTCTTCGAACTGCCGAAGATTATCCCGGTGAGCAGGGACGAGCTTGCCGCAATCCTTGCCTCGCGGGGCACGTCCCTGTACGCGGTCACGTTTGCGACCCCGCCGTTTATTGACGAGATCGTGGTGCCGCAGCTCCGGCGCAGCACCGGGGCGGTGAGCGATCTGCTCGCCCGGAACGGTTTTGTGGTGCACCACGCCCACTACGAGATGGGAACGGAACGCTGCATGCTGCTCTTCGAGCTCTTAACCGACGAGCTCCCGCCAATCCGGCGCCACGAGGGCCCGCCGCTCTGGAACAAGGTAAACGCGGAGAAGTTCCGGGAAAAGTACCGGGATGCAGTCCTGCCCGGCCCGTTCGTGGAGAACGGCCGGTACGTGATGGAAGTCCCGCGGGAGTACCGGTCGGCTGCCGATCTCCTCACCTCAAAGGAGCTCCTGAATGTGGGCGTGGGCCGGCACATCCGGGCATCGCTTGAGAAGGACTGGTGCGTGCTCGAAGGTGCGGACTGCTGGGACGAGGCTTTTGCCGGCTTTATTGCCGGGTTCTTTGCCCGGTGCTCGCCGTTCGTGCGGAGCCGGAAAGGGCAGTAA
- the thpR gene encoding RNA 2',3'-cyclic phosphodiesterase encodes MVRAFVAFEISEEMRELLAAAQAGLKKSTARLAFVDPPLIHITVKFLGEVDEKKLPLVIRALDTVKAAPFPVTGNRVTVNNFKNPHTVWCAIDDAGKGRNVFGAVETVLAPLGFPRETRQFFPHATLARVKIADPSLLRCLEGIKDAPCGSCTVSGLKLKKSTLSPRGPVYEDLHEVAW; translated from the coding sequence ATGGTCAGGGCGTTTGTGGCATTCGAGATCTCTGAAGAGATGCGGGAGCTTCTGGCAGCGGCGCAGGCCGGGCTCAAAAAGAGCACCGCACGTCTCGCGTTTGTCGATCCGCCGCTCATCCACATCACGGTAAAATTCCTTGGCGAGGTGGACGAAAAAAAGCTCCCGCTCGTTATCCGCGCCCTTGACACCGTGAAGGCTGCGCCGTTCCCGGTCACGGGGAACCGGGTCACGGTCAATAACTTCAAAAACCCGCACACGGTCTGGTGCGCAATCGACGATGCCGGGAAGGGACGGAATGTCTTTGGCGCTGTAGAAACCGTTCTTGCCCCGCTCGGGTTTCCCCGCGAGACCCGGCAGTTCTTTCCCCACGCAACGCTCGCCCGGGTAAAAATCGCGGATCCCTCACTGCTCCGCTGCCTCGAAGGGATAAAGGATGCCCCCTGCGGCAGCTGCACGGTCTCGGGCCTGAAACTCAAGAAGAGCACGCTTTCGCCCCGCGGGCCGGTATACGAGGACCTGCACGAGGTGGCATGGTGA
- a CDS encoding glutaredoxin family protein translates to MTKPVELIVYSLPTCPHCEMLKKAIKKGGYAYSERDLSTAEALTELRVNGVFVNEAPVLQRGEEFYTTAELFPTGDLNEKKLLEILSGA, encoded by the coding sequence ATGACGAAACCGGTTGAACTGATCGTGTACTCGCTTCCGACCTGCCCGCACTGCGAAATGTTAAAGAAAGCCATAAAAAAGGGCGGCTATGCATATTCCGAACGCGACCTTTCGACCGCGGAGGCCCTCACCGAGCTCCGGGTCAACGGCGTCTTTGTCAACGAGGCGCCCGTCCTTCAGCGGGGCGAGGAGTTCTATACCACCGCAGAGCTCTTCCCGACCGGCGACCTTAACGAGAAGAAACTCTTGGAAATCCTTTCGGGTGCCTGA
- the nrdD gene encoding anaerobic ribonucleoside-triphosphate reductase has translation MTPQRQTRQLTFDGSFSPALPPVRTTDGHIVDWDRNRIAGQIKTETKLAEAFYGYEGADDATAQEIAREVEERILALGLKSLSGPLIREITNITLLEKGMVQYRNICTRVGTPVYDAHQIDVGRGFEAHDNANLQENAETSHKKKADKISKEQYLLQLPPELADHHLCGEMHIHDLEYFGTRPFCQDWDLRYFFYYGLMPDGNGTKASVAGPAKRAEVAVLHAVKALGSAQTNFAGGQGYYNFLTFLAPFMEGMEYGEIKQNMQMFVYEMTQMMVARGGQLVFSSVQLSPGVPTLWQDKPCVYKGKVWDGKQAPLKTYGQFEREVRLLFKALMEVMIEGDYWGKPFNFPKPEISIEPDFMQEREEFNKAHPDLPTFRDLYLMTFELASKFGTPYYDNQLPAYRGAGKGISCYQCCAYQFSAVADEDSDFDKKLFFEGGKHFSMGSWQVVSVNCPRAAYKAEGNDERLFAELRSLMDVAVEIFKIKRRWMNNIRANGRMPFAMQRPKDPNTGERGAIAVDLEGLVYTIGVVGVNEMVQHHLGQQTHESKAAFKLAIRAMTEMELYARKLSEKNHMTLALARTPAETTGQRFAVADLIDKRYHDMAAKVAKGDIGYTLDHLGKSRDLPVYYTNGTHVAPGADVPLTKRMEIEHVFFPIVDGGNIFHIWLGEARPDPRGLMDMAMNLCRNTQIGYFAFTRDLTVSLRQFHEYKPDKKAIGQLSKSDIPARA, from the coding sequence ATGACCCCGCAGCGGCAGACCCGCCAGCTGACCTTCGACGGCAGCTTCTCGCCCGCCCTGCCCCCGGTCCGCACCACGGACGGCCATATTGTTGACTGGGACCGGAACCGGATCGCCGGCCAAATCAAGACCGAGACAAAACTTGCCGAGGCATTCTACGGGTACGAGGGCGCAGACGATGCAACCGCGCAGGAGATCGCCCGCGAGGTAGAAGAGCGCATCCTTGCCCTTGGCTTAAAATCCCTCTCGGGCCCGCTCATCCGGGAGATCACGAACATCACGCTTTTGGAAAAAGGCATGGTTCAGTACCGGAACATCTGCACCCGGGTGGGTACGCCGGTCTATGACGCCCACCAGATCGACGTGGGCCGGGGCTTCGAGGCGCACGACAATGCAAACCTCCAGGAGAACGCCGAGACCAGCCACAAGAAAAAGGCGGACAAGATCTCCAAGGAACAGTACCTACTCCAGCTCCCGCCGGAACTTGCCGACCACCACCTCTGCGGCGAGATGCACATCCACGACCTCGAATATTTCGGGACGCGCCCCTTCTGCCAGGACTGGGACCTGCGCTACTTCTTCTACTACGGCCTGATGCCGGACGGGAACGGGACAAAGGCCTCGGTTGCCGGCCCGGCAAAACGGGCGGAGGTCGCGGTCCTCCACGCGGTAAAGGCGCTCGGGAGCGCCCAGACCAACTTTGCCGGCGGACAGGGCTACTATAACTTCCTCACGTTCCTTGCGCCCTTCATGGAGGGCATGGAGTACGGCGAGATCAAGCAGAACATGCAGATGTTCGTGTACGAGATGACGCAGATGATGGTTGCCCGGGGCGGCCAGCTCGTCTTCTCTTCCGTCCAGCTCTCGCCGGGCGTTCCCACGCTCTGGCAGGACAAGCCCTGCGTGTACAAAGGAAAGGTCTGGGACGGGAAACAGGCACCTTTGAAGACCTACGGCCAGTTCGAGCGCGAGGTCCGGCTGCTCTTTAAGGCGCTCATGGAGGTCATGATCGAGGGTGACTACTGGGGCAAGCCGTTCAATTTCCCCAAACCCGAGATTTCTATCGAGCCGGACTTCATGCAGGAGCGCGAGGAGTTCAACAAGGCCCACCCGGACCTCCCGACCTTCCGCGACCTGTACCTCATGACCTTCGAGCTCGCCTCCAAGTTCGGGACGCCCTACTACGACAACCAGCTCCCGGCGTACCGCGGGGCGGGCAAGGGCATCTCCTGCTACCAGTGCTGCGCGTACCAGTTCTCGGCAGTTGCTGACGAGGACTCGGACTTTGACAAGAAACTCTTCTTTGAAGGCGGCAAGCACTTCTCGATGGGCTCGTGGCAGGTGGTCTCGGTCAACTGCCCGCGGGCGGCCTACAAGGCGGAAGGAAACGACGAACGTCTCTTTGCCGAACTCCGCTCCCTCATGGATGTGGCAGTCGAGATCTTCAAGATCAAGCGCCGCTGGATGAACAATATCCGGGCAAACGGGCGGATGCCCTTTGCCATGCAGCGGCCAAAAGACCCGAACACCGGCGAGCGCGGGGCGATTGCGGTCGATCTCGAAGGGCTCGTGTACACGATCGGCGTGGTCGGTGTAAACGAGATGGTCCAGCACCACCTGGGCCAGCAGACCCACGAGTCAAAGGCTGCCTTTAAGCTCGCCATCCGGGCCATGACCGAGATGGAACTCTATGCGAGAAAACTCTCGGAGAAGAACCACATGACGCTCGCGCTTGCCCGGACCCCGGCCGAGACCACCGGCCAGCGCTTTGCGGTCGCCGATCTCATCGACAAGCGCTACCACGACATGGCGGCAAAGGTGGCAAAGGGCGATATCGGGTACACGCTCGACCACCTCGGGAAATCCCGCGACCTCCCGGTCTATTACACGAACGGCACCCATGTTGCGCCGGGCGCAGACGTCCCCTTGACCAAACGCATGGAGATCGAGCATGTCTTCTTCCCCATCGTAGACGGCGGGAACATCTTCCATATCTGGCTCGGCGAGGCCCGGCCCGACCCCCGCGGCCTCATGGACATGGCCATGAACCTCTGCCGGAACACGCAGATCGGGTACTTCGCGTTCACCCGTGACCTCACGGTCTCGCTCCGGCAGTTCCACGAGTACAAGCCCGATAAAAAAGCGATCGGCCAGCTGTCCAAATCCGACATCCCGGCCCGGGCCTGA
- a CDS encoding ArsR family transcriptional regulator: protein MDDLVELARLLDILGNRNRRRIIELLRQKPCFVTEISETLMISPKAVIEHLQLMEREDILACQTDDRRRKYYYLENDILVDVSLRNMHVEAAEERRREKDAEDERTRQEVAMLFKMVQAHDRLTANLEQLNHDIDTKLADLARNHKDLFKSERELSVAIALSHEPLTGPELAEATGLSENELAPVIERFTEKGLVTRTKNRITLIT, encoded by the coding sequence ATGGACGATCTCGTAGAACTCGCCCGCCTTCTCGATATCCTCGGGAACCGGAACCGGCGGCGCATCATCGAACTCCTGCGCCAGAAGCCGTGCTTTGTCACCGAGATATCGGAGACGCTCATGATCTCGCCCAAAGCCGTGATCGAGCACCTCCAGCTCATGGAGCGCGAGGATATCCTTGCCTGCCAGACCGACGACCGCCGGCGGAAATATTACTACCTGGAGAACGATATCCTCGTGGATGTCAGCCTGCGCAATATGCACGTGGAGGCAGCAGAAGAAAGGCGCCGGGAAAAGGACGCGGAAGACGAGCGGACCCGGCAGGAGGTGGCGATGCTCTTTAAGATGGTGCAGGCCCATGACCGGCTCACGGCAAACCTCGAACAGCTCAACCACGACATCGATACAAAACTTGCGGATCTTGCCCGCAACCATAAGGATTTATTCAAAAGCGAGCGAGAGTTATCTGTAGCAATCGCCCTTTCCCACGAACCGCTCACCGGGCCGGAGCTTGCCGAGGCGACCGGGCTTTCCGAAAACGAGCTCGCGCCCGTCATCGAGCGGTTTACCGAGAAGGGGCTTGTGACCAGAACGAAGAACCGGATTACACTCATAACCTGA
- a CDS encoding KTSC domain-containing protein: MERQPVQSCILRSVGYDDTTKNMEIEFHSGLIYQYSGVPTKVHDDLMKSSAVGKFFADKVRSRFRAKQVAL; encoded by the coding sequence TTGGAGAGACAACCCGTTCAGTCCTGCATCCTGCGCTCCGTTGGATACGATGATACCACAAAAAACATGGAGATCGAATTCCATTCAGGACTCATCTACCAGTACTCGGGTGTCCCCACGAAGGTCCATGACGACCTCATGAAATCAAGCGCGGTCGGGAAATTCTTTGCCGACAAGGTCCGGAGCCGGTTCCGGGCAAAACAGGTAGCACTCTGA